A single genomic interval of Gossypium raimondii isolate GPD5lz chromosome 11, ASM2569854v1, whole genome shotgun sequence harbors:
- the LOC105802882 gene encoding uncharacterized protein LOC105802882, with translation MGGDVTGPITSAVVATSAAAAAPPFGGGAAESQYVAAKTSVWWDIENCQVPKHCDPHAIAQNISSALVKMNYCGPVSISAYGDTNRIPSSVQQALSSTGIALNHVPAGVKDASDKKILVDMLFWAVDNPAPANYLLISGDRDFSNALHQLRMRRYNILLAQPMKASAPLVAAAKSVWLWMSLSAGGPPLSRCESTKLANGHNSFNPEMYNPIPEVVQYSQPMVFSSENGTLGNQNVPSSGRNGDSKYKGKYIRKTPYQPSMSRASSAPTTIIQENTNNGHPYHSEYSQAMSFKKAPHEFYGGSDPAVSASKSTPNFFPSNPNHSGSNNGNFMGIHQNHHPHSLRPNNLPLQPVSAQDNLLPPNAQSHGFRPMPPRVEGPRYLAPPNMPDIGKLNFSQQSNYAQKPSNFPHRIGEEFKTSSIDSLPNQGILSVPQKSHVSHNSQASQHISNRYPRGPEFLPPSSSPISNNGTWGAQGRSPPSEYVQGLIGVILLALNTLKNEKIMPTEVNITDCIRYGDPKHRNTDVRRALDSAVEQHMVLKQTLGSMQLYVGRNEKLWKCVNPIGGNPNQYSKTTWEGIQKFLSSPAGRSAMMASQCRYEAALALKKACLEEYALGDALLILNMIISMKKWITLNQSGWQPITVTLPEAESITETGTGTAA, from the exons GCCAGGTCCCTAAACATTGCGACCCGCACGCGATCGCGCAGAACATTAGTTCGGCGCTGGTTAAGATGAACTACTGTGGGCCCGTTTCCATCTCCGCCTACGGCGACACCAATCGGATTCCTTCTTCTGTACAGCAGGCGCTTTCAAGCACCGGCATCGCACTCAATCATGTCCCCGCTG GTGTGAAAGATGCGAGCGATAAAAAGATTCTAGTTGATATGCTGTTTTGGGCAGTTGATAATCCGGCTCCCGCTAATTATCTGTTGATTTCCGGCGATAGGGATTTTTCTAACGCTCTCCATCAGTTACGCATGAGGAGATATAATATTCTCTTGGCGCAGCCTATGAAGGCATCAGCACCCCTGGTTGCTGCGGCCAAGAGTGTATGGCTTTGGATGAGTCTTTCAGCTGGTGGACCTCCGCTTTCGAGGTGTGAATCAACTAAACTTGCTAATGGTCACAATAGTTTTAACCCTGAAATGTATAACCCGATTCCTGAAGTGGTCCAGTATAGTCAACCAATGGTTTTCAGTTCTGAAAATGGTACATTGGGGAATCAAAATGTGCCTAGTTCTGGAAGGAATGGCGATAGCAAATATAAAGGGAAATATATCAGGAAAACCCCCTATCAGCCAAGCATGTCAAGAGCCTCTAGTGCGCCAACAACTATCATTCAAGAAAATACTAACAATGGACACCCTTACCATTCAGAATATTCACAGGCAATGTCATTTAAAAAAGCACCGCATGAATTTTATGGTGGCAGTGACCCTGCTGTCTCTGCAAGCAAGTCTACTCCTAACTTCTTTCCTAGCAATCCTAACCATTCAGGGAGTAACAATGGTAATTTCATGGGCATCCATCAAAATCATCATCCTCATTCATTGAGGCCAAATAACCTTCCTCTGCAACCAGTGTCTGCACAAGATAATTTGTTACCCCCTAATGCACAAAGTCATGGTTTCCGTCCAATGCCTCCTAGAGTGGAGGGGCCTAGATATTTGGCCCCACCAAATATGCCTGatattggtaagttaaatttttcTCAGCAGTCCAATTATGCTCAAAAACCTTCTAATTTTCCCCATCGAATCGGAGAAGAGTTTAAAACAAGCTCTATCGATTCATTGCCTAATCAAGGTATCTTAAGTGTACCGCAAAAGAGCCATGTGTCGCACAACAGCCAAGCAAGCCAGCACATTAGTAATAGGTATCCGCGTGGCCCTGAATTTCTACCTCCATCATCCTCACCAATTTCTAACAATGGCACTTGGGGAGCTCAAGGACGCTCACCACCATCTGAATATGTGCAAGGTCTAATTGGTGTTATCTTACTTGCATTAAACACACTGAAAAACGAAAAAATTATGCCTACTGAAGTGAACATTACTGATTGCATTCGTTATGGAGATCCAAAACACCGCAATACTGATGTAAGGAGGGCTTTGGATAGTGCAGTTGAGCAACATATGGTATTGAAGCAAACTTTAGGTTCAATGCAGTTGTATGTTGGTAGAAATGAGAAACTATGGAAGTGTGTCAATCCTATTGGTGGGAACCCTAATCAGTACTCGAAGACGACATGGGAGGGGATACAAAAGTTTTTATCATCCCCTGCTGGACGATCAGCAATGATGGCTTCTCAATGCAG ATATGAAGCGGCTTTGGCTTTAAAAAAGGCATGCTTGGAAGAATATGCTTTAGGTGATGCTCTCCTGATCTTGAATATGATAATTTCCATGAAGAAATGGATTACACTTAATCAATCAGGATGGCAACCAATTACAGTCACCCTTCCAGAGGCAGAGTCGATTACTGAAACGGGTACTGGAACTGCTGCTTGA
- the LOC105802887 gene encoding two-pore potassium channel 5 isoform X1 codes for MSQYRKFKPEANYLSTTTTILKTQKSKRLLFLLCWFSEMADEPFLSPQSKPEFRHILDDSHHGFYLTIPQSISTPALLLSEIEDHPQIQPPPRFDYPVPSTGSKKPGSLKRCKTAPAMAVMRDLKPKTPQVPKPQSESSSIIRQAVFLLSIYLILGVVIYSFNRDEFSGIETHPVVDALYFCIVTMCTIGYGDIAPLTPATKIFACVFVLVGFGFIDILLSGVVNYVLDLQENMILTGIQMEKSQQGFSARDYIVDVDKGRMRIRLKVSLALGVVVLCIGIGSLILYFVESLDWVDSIYLSVMSVTTVGYGDRAFKTLPGRLFAGVWLLISTLAVARAFLYLAEARVNKRHRRIAKWVLHRDITIEDLLAADINNNGFIRSGFYLSSKSEYVIYKLKEMGKVREKDILQICNQFSKLDTNNSGKITLPDLLKYQM; via the exons ATGTCACAATATCGAAAGTTTAAACCTGAAGCCAACTACCTCTCAACAACCACCACGATCTTGAAGACGCAAAAAAGTAAAAGGCTTCTTTTTCTGTTGTGTTGGTTTTCTGAGATGGCAGATGAGCCTTTTCTCTCCCCCCAATCAAAACCCGAATTTCGGCACATCCTTGATGACTCTCATCATGGCTTTTATCTCACAATCCCACAGTCAATCTCAACACCAGCCCTCTTGCTATCTGAAATCGAGGACCACCCGCAGATTCAACCCCCTCCCCGTTTTGATTATCCTGTTCCTAGTACAGGGTCAAAGAAGCCCGGTTCTCTCAAGCGATGTAAAACGGCTCCGGCCATGGCTGTCATGCGTGATTTGAAGCCCAAAACACCCCAAGTGCCTAAACCTCAATCTGAGTCCAGCTCCATTATCAGGCAAGCTGTTTTCTTGCTCTCCATTTACTTAATTCTCGGTGTTGTTATTTATTCGTTTAACAGAGATGAATTCTCGGGTATCGAGACTCACCCGGTTGTTGATGCTCTCTACTTCTGTATAGTCACTATGTGCACCATTGGTTATGGTGATATAGCTCCTTTAACCCCAGCTACCAAGATTTTTGCTTGTGTGTTTGTGTTGGTGGGTTTTGGTTTTATTGATATATTGTTGAGTGGGGTTGTGAATTATGTCCTCGACTTGCAAGAGAACATGATATTAACTGGGATTCAGATGGAGAAATCACAACAAGGGTTTTCAGCTAGGGATTACATTGTTGATGTGGACAAAGGAAGGATGAGGATTAGGCTTAAAGTCAGTTTGGCACTTGGGGTTGTGGTGTTGTGTATTGGGATCGGATCTCTGATTTTGTACTTTGTGGAGAGCTTGGACTGGGTTGATTCTATTTACTTGTCTGTTATGTCTGTTACCACAGTTGGATATGGGGACAGGGCCTTTAAGACTCTGCCTGGACGCTTGTTCGCTGGTGTTTGGCTCCTGATTTCGACGCTGGCTGTTGCTAGAGCTTTCCTGTATTTGGCTGAAGCAAGGGTTAACAAGCGGCATAGGAGGATTGCCAAGTGGGTACTACATAGGGATATCACTATTGAGGATTTGCTAGCTGCTGACATAAACAACAATGGTTTTATCAGGTCGGGTTTCTATCTTTCTAG TAAATCGGAGTATGTCATTTACAAGCTCAAAGAAATGGGGAAGGTTAGGGAGAAGGATATATTGCAGATATGCAATCAGTTCAGCAAGCTGGATACAAATAACTCTGGGAAAATCACTCTTCCTGATCtcttaaaatatcaaatgtga
- the LOC105802888 gene encoding acyl transferase 4 encodes MALCVVRSRRSLVTPSQQTPSGKLDLSFIDKVPVLRCYTRTLHVYKHGPEASKVIREALSKALVPYYPLAGRLKESDNNQLQVECSGEGAWFVEASADSSLHAFNYFDDANFDIPYDELLPDQVPNSEGMEPLVQMQVTQFACGGFVIGLIFCHTICDGLGSAQFLNAVGEFARGMEHLSVEPVWKRDFFPTPTQEANVIQLANLPVPPPPMPGKPLEHVSIDISMDEINQLKKQFHESTGQTCSAFEIVAANFWSLRTRAINLKPGTEVRLLFFANCRQLVEPPLPKGFYGNCFFPITITAPCDLLKQASAIEVIKLIREAKTKLPSEFGKFKNGDYLRNGKDPFLAPLGYTTLFISEWGRLGFNQVDYGWGPPVHMVPIPGSSIIPVGIMGSLPLPRKGVRLMTWCVEKDHTQPFVDLMTKLV; translated from the exons ATGGCGCTGTGTGTTGTGAGATCAAGGCGAAGCCTAGTGACTCCATCTCAGCAAACACCATCTGGCAAGCTTGACTTGTCATTCATTGATAAAGTGCCGGTTCTAAGATGCTATACCCGCACATTGCATGTATACAAACATGGCCCTGAAGCATCAAAGGTCATTAGGGAAGCTTTGTCCAAGGCCTTGGTGCCTTACTATCCACTTGCTGGACGGCTAAAAGAGTCCGATAACAATCAGCTTCAGGTTGAATGTTCGGGAGAAGGTGCCTGGTTCGTCGAGGCATCAGCTGATTCTAGCCTTCATGCATTCAATTACTTCGACGATGCTAATTTTGACATTCCTTATGATGAACTTCTTCCTGATCAAGTTCCTAACAGTGAAGGCATGGAACCTCTTGTACAAATGCAG GTGACACAATTTGCATGTGGAGGTTTCGTCATAGGGTTAATATTTTGCCACACCATATGCGATGGCTTAGGATCTGCACAGTTCCTAAACGCTGTAGGGGAGTTCGCGAGAGGTATGGAACATCTAAGCGTTGAACCGGTGTGGAAAAGGGACTTTTTTCCAACTCCAACACAAGAAGCAAATGTTATCCAATTGGCAAACTTGCCAGTGCCACCACCCCCGATGCCTGGCAAGCCGCTAGAGCATGTGAGCATTGATATTTCCATGGATGAAATCAATCAGCTAAAGAAACAATTCCATGAATCGACGGGGCAAACTTGCTCTGCTTTCGAAATCGTGGCTGCTAATTTTTGGAGCCTTCGAACAAGAGCAATAAACTTGAAGCCAGGTACTGAAGTCCGGCTTCTTTTCTTTGCAAATTGCCGTCAGCTAGTGGAGCCTCCTTTGCCTAAAGGCTTCTATGGCAACTGTTTCTTCCCGATAACAATCACAGCTCCCTGCGACTTGCTTAAACAAGCATCAGCAATCGAAGTGATTAAACTGATACGAGAAGCCAAGACTAAGCTACCTTCTGAGTTTGGTAAGTTCAAGAATGGAGATTACTTGAGAAATGGGAAGGACCCATTTCTAGCACCTCTAGGGTACACCACCTTGTTTATATCGGAATGGGGTAGGTTGGGGTTCAACCAGGTTGACTATGGGTGGGGCCCCCCGGTCCACATGGTTCCAATTCCGGGCTCTAGCATCATCCCTGTTGGCATCATGGGATCGCTGCCATTGCCTAGAAAGGGAGTCCGCTTGATGACATGGTGTGTTGAGAAAGACCATACCCAGCCCTTCGTTGATCTGATGACGAAACTAGTCTAA
- the LOC105802887 gene encoding two-pore potassium channel 5 isoform X2 — MSQYRKFKPEANYLSTTTTILKTQKSKRLLFLLCWFSEMADEPFLSPQSKPEFRHILDDSHHGFYLTIPQSISTPALLLSEIEDHPQIQPPPRFDYPVPSTGSKKPGSLKRCKTAPAMAVMRDLKPKTPQVPKPQSESSSIIRQAVFLLSIYLILGVVIYSFNRDEFSGIETHPVVDALYFCIVTMCTIGYGDIAPLTPATKIFACVFVLVGFGFIDILLSGVVNYVLDLQENMILTGIQMEKSQQGFSARDYIVDVDKGRMRIRLKVSLALGVVVLCIGIGSLILYFVESLDWVDSIYLSVMSVTTVGYGDRAFKTLPGRLFAGVWLLISTLAVARAFLYLAEARVNKRHRRIAKWVLHRDITIEDLLAADINNNGFISKSEYVIYKLKEMGKVREKDILQICNQFSKLDTNNSGKITLPDLLKYQM; from the exons ATGTCACAATATCGAAAGTTTAAACCTGAAGCCAACTACCTCTCAACAACCACCACGATCTTGAAGACGCAAAAAAGTAAAAGGCTTCTTTTTCTGTTGTGTTGGTTTTCTGAGATGGCAGATGAGCCTTTTCTCTCCCCCCAATCAAAACCCGAATTTCGGCACATCCTTGATGACTCTCATCATGGCTTTTATCTCACAATCCCACAGTCAATCTCAACACCAGCCCTCTTGCTATCTGAAATCGAGGACCACCCGCAGATTCAACCCCCTCCCCGTTTTGATTATCCTGTTCCTAGTACAGGGTCAAAGAAGCCCGGTTCTCTCAAGCGATGTAAAACGGCTCCGGCCATGGCTGTCATGCGTGATTTGAAGCCCAAAACACCCCAAGTGCCTAAACCTCAATCTGAGTCCAGCTCCATTATCAGGCAAGCTGTTTTCTTGCTCTCCATTTACTTAATTCTCGGTGTTGTTATTTATTCGTTTAACAGAGATGAATTCTCGGGTATCGAGACTCACCCGGTTGTTGATGCTCTCTACTTCTGTATAGTCACTATGTGCACCATTGGTTATGGTGATATAGCTCCTTTAACCCCAGCTACCAAGATTTTTGCTTGTGTGTTTGTGTTGGTGGGTTTTGGTTTTATTGATATATTGTTGAGTGGGGTTGTGAATTATGTCCTCGACTTGCAAGAGAACATGATATTAACTGGGATTCAGATGGAGAAATCACAACAAGGGTTTTCAGCTAGGGATTACATTGTTGATGTGGACAAAGGAAGGATGAGGATTAGGCTTAAAGTCAGTTTGGCACTTGGGGTTGTGGTGTTGTGTATTGGGATCGGATCTCTGATTTTGTACTTTGTGGAGAGCTTGGACTGGGTTGATTCTATTTACTTGTCTGTTATGTCTGTTACCACAGTTGGATATGGGGACAGGGCCTTTAAGACTCTGCCTGGACGCTTGTTCGCTGGTGTTTGGCTCCTGATTTCGACGCTGGCTGTTGCTAGAGCTTTCCTGTATTTGGCTGAAGCAAGGGTTAACAAGCGGCATAGGAGGATTGCCAAGTGGGTACTACATAGGGATATCACTATTGAGGATTTGCTAGCTGCTGACATAAACAACAATGGTTTTATCAG TAAATCGGAGTATGTCATTTACAAGCTCAAAGAAATGGGGAAGGTTAGGGAGAAGGATATATTGCAGATATGCAATCAGTTCAGCAAGCTGGATACAAATAACTCTGGGAAAATCACTCTTCCTGATCtcttaaaatatcaaatgtga
- the LOC105802885 gene encoding protein RADIALIS-like 3 produces the protein MDKFPDVLCGWSWEENKLFELALAVVDEQHPDRWEVVAGMVGGEKTAEDVHKHYVILLEDLQFIESGKLDHKLAETQSCIQLDCTQSVCWTDDDNNLLVRLDIN, from the exons ATGGATAAGTTCCCTGATGTTCTGTGTGGTTGGAGCTGGGAGGAGAACAAGTTGTTTGAGCTGGCTTTAGCAGTGGTCGATGAACAACACCCTGATCGTTGGGAAGTGGTAGCCGGCATGGTTGGAGGGGAAAAAACTGCAGAAGATGTGCATAAACATTATGTCATACTTTTGGAGGATTTGCAGTTTATCGAATCGGGTAAACTCGACCATAAACTTGCCGAAACTCAGTCCTGTATTCAACTGGACTGCACTCAATCTGTATGCTGGACTGATGATGATAACAA CTTGCTGGTTCGATTAGACATAAATTGA
- the LOC105802883 gene encoding peptide chain release factor 1, mitochondrial, whose product MKRLSRGLILCMNSLRQIQVAKSNPHPRNQRSFVLPAIPNIFLSFCRYYSTELQPQLSTDLLKIMEQRLVAIEHRSAFLENFMNQPEASPTEYSKANKELHKLRDSMDLINELRTKQKEIDSLRSLMAECPNDKDMLEMATEDLGKALEEEKRLQNLLLKSLLPRDDADERDCILEVRAGTGGEEASLFAMDVFKMYERYSQKKGWKFEVVDIAESDLKGYKEASAAISGAGVYGKLKFESGIHRVQRVPVTEKSGRIHTSAVSIAVLPQADEVDVRLRNEDLRIDTYRSGGSGGQHANTTNSAVRVTHFPTGITVTIQDERSQHMNKAKALKVLCAKLYEMERSRIQTSRSKLRSEQIGSGDRSERIRTYNFPQGRVTDHRVGITYHAIDDVMQGENLDVFVDALLLQQEMDAIATFSSDQ is encoded by the exons aTGAAGAGACTCAGTCGAGGGCTTATCCTGTGCATGAATTCATTGAGGCAAATTCAAGTAGCAAAATCAAATCCCCATCCTCGTAATCAAAGATCATTTGTTTTACCCGCGATTCccaacatttttctttctttttgtcgCTATTATTCCACCG AGCTGCAACCTCAGCTTTCTACTGACCTCCTGAAAATAATGGAACAAAGATTAGTCGCTATTGAGCATAGGAGTGCTTTTCTCGAGAATTTCATGAACCAg CCAGAAGCCTCACCTACCGAGTATTCGAAGGCTAACAAAGAGCTTCATAAACTTAGGGACTCAATGGACCTCATAAATGAGCTGAGAACCAAACAGAAG GAGATTGATAGTTTGAGGTCATTGATGGCTGAATGCCCCAATGATAAAGACATGCTTGAGATGGCAACTGAGGATCTTGGTAAGGCTTTGGAAGAAGAGAAAAGACTGCAGAACTTGTTACTCAAGTCGTTACTTCCTAGAGATGATGCTGATGAGAGGGACTGCATTTTGGAGGTTAGAGCAG GAACTGGTGGGGAGGAGGCTTCTTTGTTTGCGATGGATGTGTTCAAAAT GTATGAGAGGTACTCACAGAAGAAGGGGTGGAAGTTTGAAGTGGTAGATATAGCAGAGTCTGATCTGAAAGGGTATAAG GAAGCTAGTGCAGCAATCTCAGGAGCTGGTGTTTATGGGAAACTTAAATTTGAGAGTGGAATTCACAGAGTTCAG CGTGTTCCTGTGACAGAGAAGTCTGGACGGATCCACACTAGTGCTGTATCAATTGCTGTTCTCCCTCAGGCTGATGAG GTAGATGTCCGGTTAAGGAATGAAGATTTGAGAATTGATACTTACAGGTCTGGTGGTTCTGGCGGTCAACATGCAAACACCACCAACAGTGCAGTTAGAGTCACACATTTTCCCACTGGTATAACAGTAACTATACAGGATGAACGATCCCAGCATATG AACAAAGCTAAGGCCCTTAAAGTACTGTGTGCAAAGCTGTATGAAATGGAGAGGTCCAGAATTCAGACAAGCCGATCAAAGCTTAGATCTGAACAG ATTGGTAGTGGAGATAGATCCGAGCGCATTCGAACCTATAACTTTCCTCAAGGGCGAGTCACCGATCATCGTGTCGGCATCACTTATCATGCAATAGATGATGTGATGCAGGGAGAGAATTTGGATGTCTTTGTGGATGCTCTTCTTTTGCAACAGGAAATGGATGCAATTGCAACCTTCAGTTCTGATCAATGA